The following proteins are encoded in a genomic region of Takifugu flavidus isolate HTHZ2018 chromosome 3, ASM371156v2, whole genome shotgun sequence:
- the hacd4 gene encoding very-long-chain (3R)-3-hydroxyacyl-CoA dehydratase 4 isoform X1: MAWMTENLHRHYHNGNWKDTSPRKCCQTRTLALSCRRERRGLRFPGKEQKPAGGPGFGGRMVSFRTVYIVSYNLLQFCVHSWILTNIIIRILRFGRDALADMFYSIGFATSLCQLFSILELYHIADGIEKARLLPRFIQVVERSSVLVMVIVLEEFQIKPVVSLLFFLWNIVELLRYPHELLSVMGTPSMAMLWVRYTLRIPLYILSVIIEGVTVYQALPHARAVVSADVQLSSLLLLFLALFPFGASITVWQLLKERQQQLDKWNKKIKRK; encoded by the exons atggcctggatgactgagaatctacacagacattatcACAATGGAAACTGGAAAG ACACCAGCCCGAGGAAGTGCTGTCAAACCCGAACATTAGCGCTCAGTTGCAGGCGTGAGAGGAGAGGGCTCCGTTTTCCTGGGAAAGAACAAAAACCAGCAGGCGGACCAGGTTTCGGCGGAAGAAT GGTTAGCTTCAGGACGGTTTATATCGTCTCCTATAACCTGCTCCAGTTCTGTGTGCACAGCTGGATTCTGACTAATATCATCATCAGGATCCTCAGATTTGGCCGAG ATGCCTTGGCGGACATGTTTTATTCCATCGGCTTTGCTACCAGCCTGTGCCAGCTGTTTTCCATCCTGGAGCTGTACCACATCGCAGACGGGATCGAGAAAGCCCGACTGCTTCCCCGCTTCATCCAG GTAGTGGAGAGGAGCTCTGTGCTGGTCATGGTCATCGTCCTGGAGGAGTTTCAGATTAAGCCAGTCGTGtctttgctcttcttcctctggaACATTGTGGAGCTCTTAAG GTACCCGCATGAACTCTTGAGCGTCATGGGGACGCCGTCCATGGCCATGTTGTGGGTCCGTTACACATTGCGGATCCCTTTATATATCCTGTCTGTTATCATTGAGG GTGTGACGGTGTATCAGGCGCTGCCTCATGCTCGAGCTGTGGTTTCGGCAGACGTCCAGCTGTCctcactcctgctcctctttctggCTCTCTTCCCATTTG GAGCCTCGATAACGGTCTGGCAGCTGCTCAAGGAGAGACAACAGCAACTGGACAAATGGAATAAGaagataaaaaggaaatga
- the c3h4orf54 gene encoding uncharacterized protein C4orf54 homolog: MKTDKSGVDTPATPGGPQRPTEKAGVQRRTPEKQVESNYVSLEPVDGDLRAVALNKRGSFGETDDESVWGSVPETQPTGKATKSIDVGDGNNNKVPGQCVHVAKGDLSGPLERHSVENKSLQAGSPHQRVLEGEDEKQKKAQTQEKFRSDDYYWSGKSVSDDSGEEEDDGDVTLLLSANPIPCVTDDEAHYITTHEILLAELSDNEGDFDRGSSATWDVEDGSQVCSFVDYASFDSEGAARGARVERPAVSTLQENDPSGSAKSDAAEESLSKAQQLFGGTSVGQIQLSIRATSRAINGPGKFLEEGNILYRATRSGDVSRYVFRGVEGRGEPLRDGAQCFAVAPGRVHFGRKLRAKDVIEHSSGTSSAVSEPDDADKEVRTLTAKTFKSLAHPYFDAVNFGASSESSASERGVGINRWSTFVDMRYGDMSQKLDKTFAAHQNSTTSFEMARNVGNGGHEGTIKVPGNEIFALNASGHNTTSSNKVQLMGKFRQGQSGVITLTETLNFRCNVKSEGERRGDGTGSRSVEDVTDTLPRNLRRVTQPPTKPKEDASKKAIFASSLIKNVISKKMQFEQERKMERGEISEQHQVTSPYTVPQEGEGHRVRRQSSKVSESSSDCTVTNADDLGDIADGGPVETGGDSRSLETTPFVPEPQLESAYEAGIDAKKGTLDASKRTLLRSQNSAFRRWKDDEVEFQKDHKSDQTPVHMLRSASVEDEEGVRYASYGGKLTKMSHLFVPSIQLSPSERGEQLLRAGNDSVGGDGGKTKRRSDSGLQVADSRNNMKSKSPEIKINLRSVKSNKMEPVAVSKLQTSNLGYDNAASLIRNKDFRCQTLAAALRGESADKVPHFTVRDIRDNKAKLQTPIHQVRDVRKLVKSSYHFVSLDNENRPADRPLDQKRQSVVKTPNSVSPIVIKCQSVNTNLGGKQSESLDNHRDLGDTDGRKSAPLHRTAGEVPVGDPFSTPEGDGDPVSQSRLVPKWQEKIADPADKKSESKMASQMALEKLQAAVRTMEQLYVFEKNEWKRKTESRPLTDSHVLSMIAREERAGPEDLPVTAAASPGVALHRGEDKHLKTSGACEERVPANRTQASISAPGGKNIFSLSSSIKTSTNTPQQKAFAQFGAKSFAPMATKPPLKNSQLLLNTREGALSKDSEKPTQESSGASADNENYLTIPVKSHASSDRQVSSTDGASVFTFASQGQPTTPRALPFSPKGQEDTCQVSGSSSTGMETHSPEIPLAAVYHSFPQTMTASQPQLFCFSPAIAPTPTLEPFQAMQRKVLLDPTTGNYYLVDSPLQPPMKRLYDPETGQYVEVPFPQPSTTPVPMSVSPLALSPGAYAQTYMVYPGFMPTPSVISAQTLVQSQMPLHSEGEAAKKSSSQKTDSVYMDSPFYITTGMSSQPGSGAQQQATPNIPLQPIISITSQQGPRIIAPPSFDGTTMSFVVEHR; encoded by the coding sequence ATGAAGACAGACAAAAGCGGCGTGGACACACCGGCGACTCCCGGGGGGCCACAAAGACCCACTGAGAAAGCCGGCGTGCAGAGGCGCACCCCAGAGAAGCAAGTTGAAAGCAATTACGTTAGTTTGGAACCGGTGGACGGGGATTTGCGTGCGGTGGCTCTCAACAAACGGGGGTCTTTTGGTGAAACAGATGATGAGTCTGTTTGGGGCAGCGTTCCTGAAACTCAGCCCACGGGGAAAGCAACAAAGAGCATTGACGTCGGGgatggaaacaacaacaaggtgCCTGGACAGTGCGTGCATGTTGCCAAAGGGGATCTTTCCGGTCCATTAGAGCGCCATTCTGTAGAAAATAAGTCGCTCCAAGCGGGGAGCCCACATCAGCGCGTGTTGGAAGGAGaggatgaaaaacagaaaaaggctCAAACACAGGAGAAGTTCCGTTCTGATGATTATTACTGGAGCGGGAAAAGCGTGTCGGACGACtccggggaggaggaggacgacggcGATGTTACTTTGTTACTCTCTGCCAACCCCATCCCGTGCGTAACGGATGACGAGGCTCATTACATCACAACGCACGAGATCCTCCTCGCCGAGCTTTCTGACAATGAGGGCGACTTCGACCGCGGCTCCTCCGCTACCTGGGACGTGGAGGATGGCAGCCAGGTGTGCTCCTTTGTCGATTACGCTTCGTTCGACAGCGAGGGCGCGGCGAGGGGGGCTCGGGTCGAACGCCCCGCAGTCAGCACTCTACAGGAAAACGATCCGTCTGGCTCGGCCAAGTCCGACGCCGCAGAGGAGAGCCTGTCAAAGGCGCAGCAGCTCTTCGGCGGCACCAGCGTTGGGCAGATCCAGCTGTCAATCAGGGCGACTTCTCGGGCTATAAATGGCCCTGGCAAGTTCCTCGAAGAGGGAAATATTCTGTATCGTGCCACGCGTTCCGGAGACGTGAGTCGTTATGTGTTTAGGGGAGTGGAAGGGAGAGGGGAACCGTTGCGCGACGGGGCTCAGTGCTTCGCGGTCGCACCCGGGCGCGTCCACTTTGGCCGTAAATTGAGGGCAAAAGATGTGATCGAGCACTCCAGCGGCACGTCCAGCGCTGTCAGCGAACCCGATGATGCGGACAAGGAGGTGCGCACCCTGACTGCCAAAACCTTCAAGAGCCTCGCTCATCCATACTTTGACGCCGTTAACTTCGGCGCGTCGAGTGAGTCGTCTGCGTCAGAGCGCGGCGTCGGGATAAACAGGTGGTCCACGTTCGTGGACATGAGATATGGCGACATGTCACAGAAACTCGACAAAACATTTGCTGCCCACCAGAACTCTACGACCTCGTTCGAAATGGCCAGAAATGTAGGCAACGGAGGTCATGAAGGCACAATTAAGGTGCCCGGCAATGAGATCTTCGCTCTGAACGCCAGTGGTCATAACACAACGTCTTCTAATAAAGTCCAGCTGATGGGGAAGTTCCGCCAGGGCCAAAGCGGAGTCATCACCCTCACAGAGACTCTGAATTTCCGCTGCAACGTCAAATCTGAGGGGGAAAGACGCGGGGACGGGACGGGGTCGCGTTCTGTGGAGGACGTGACCGACACTTTGCCACGCAATCTAAGGAGAGTGACCCAGCCGCCAACTAAGCCGAAAGAAGACGCGAGCAAAAAAGCCATATTCGCCTCCAGCCTCATCAAAAATGTCATCTCTAAGAAAATGCAGTTCGAGCAGGAGCGCAAGATGGAAAGAGGCGAAATAAGCGAGCAGCACCAGGTCACTTCGCCCTACACGGTGCCCCAGGAGGGCGAAGGCCACAGGGTCCGCAGACAGAGCTCCAAGGTCTCCGAGAGCAGCTCAGACTGCACCGTGACCAACGCGGACGACTTGGGCGACATTGCGGACGGCGGTCCGGTGGAAACAGGAGGCGACTCTCGCAGTCTGGAAACGACCCCTTTCGTACCAGAACCTCAGTTAGAGTCGGCTTACGAAGCTGGAATTGATGCTAAAAAAGGCACATTGGATGCGTCCAAACGGACGCTGCTCCGCAGCCAAAATAGCGCGTTCAGGCGTTGGAAGGACGATGAGGTAGAGTTTCAAAAGGATCATAAAAGCGATCAAACTCCGGTGCACATGCTGCGTTCGGCCAGTGTCGAAGACGAAGAGGGGGTTCGGTACGCATCGTACGGCGGTAAACTGACTAAAATGTCGCATTTGTTTGTGCCAAGTATCCAACTGTCGCCGAGCGAGAGAGGAGAACAGCTGCTGCGCGCAGGGAACGATTCTGTCGGCGGCGACGGAGGAAAGACGAAACGGCGCTCCGACAGCGGTTTACAGGTCGCGGACTCCCGGAACAACATGAAATCAAAATCCCCGGAGATTAAAATTAACCTCAGGAGCgtcaaaagcaataaaatggaGCCCGTTGCTGTCTCGAAGTTGCAAACCTCCAATTTAGGATATGATAATGCAGCGAGCCTGATCAGAAATAAAGACTTCCGATGTCAGACGCTGGCTGCAGCTTTGAGGGGTGAGTCTGCGGATAAGGTGCCCCATTTTACAGTGCGGGACATTAGAGACAACAAAGCCAAGCTGCAAACGCCCATACACCAAGTCAGAGACGTGCGGAAGTTGGTGAAAAGTTCCTATCACTTTGTGTCTTTGGATAATGAGAACAGGCCTGCCGACAGACCTTTGGACCAAAAAAGACAGTCTGTCGTCAAAACCCCTAATTCTGTGTCCCCTATAGTGATCAAATGTCAGTCTGTCAACACGAACCTTGGTGGGAAACAATCGGAAAGCCTTGACAATCACCGTGACCTGGGCGACACAGACGGAAGAAAAAGTGCCCCCCTGCATCGGACAGCGGGGGAAGTCCCCGTGGGTGACCCCTTCAGTACCCCGGAGGGGGACGGTGACCCTGTAAGTCAGAGTAGACTAGTTCCAAAGTGGCAGGAGAAAATAGCTGACCCAGCAGATAAGAAATCTGAATCCAAGATGGCCAGTCAAATGGCTCTGGAAAAGCTCCAGGCTGCCGTCAGGACAATGGAGCAGCTTTACGTGTTTGAGAAAAATGAATGGAAGCGAAAGACGGAGTCACGACCCCTGACCGACAGCCACGTGCTTTCAATGATAGCTCGCGAGGAGCGCGCAGGACCCGAAGACCTGCCAGTGACGGCCGCCGCATCCCCCGGCGTGGCCCTccacagaggagaggacaagcaCCTGAAGACCTCTGGCGCTTGTGAGGAACGTGTGCCGGCCAACAGAACGCAAGCCTCCATTAGTGCCCCTGGGGGCAAAAACATATTCAGcctcagctccagcatcaaGACCTCCACCAACACACCGCAGCAAAAAGCCTTCGCACAATTCGGCGCCAAAAGCTTTGCTCCAATGGCCACAAAGCCGCCTCTGAAAaacagccagctgctgctgaatacGCGCGAAGGAGCCCTGTCGAAGGATTCAGAGAAGCCCACCCAGGAGTCCTCAGGCGCCTCAGCTGATAATGAGAACTACCTCACCATTCCAGTAAAGTCTCATGCCAGCAGTGACAGACAGGTCTCATCTACAGATGGAGCGTCAGTGTTCACATTCGCCTCTCAGGGCCAACCGACCACACCCAGAGCCTTGCCATTCAGCCCCAAGGGTCAAGAGgacacctgtcaggtctctggTTCTTCCAGCACTGGAATGGAGACACACTCTCCTGAAATCCCTCTGGCCGCCGTCTACCACTCCTTTCCACAGACCATGACGGCAAGCCAGCCCCAGCTGTTCTGTTTCTCCCCAGCTATCGCACCCACCCCTACCCTTGAGCCTTTTCAGGCCATGCAGCGGAAGGTACTTCTGGATCCCACCACAGGAAACTACTATCTGGTGGACAGTCCTTTGCAGCCACCCATGAAGCGTCTCTATGACCCCGAAACGGGTCAATATGTGGAAGTCCCCTTTCCGCAACCTTCGACAACCCCGGTCCCGATGTCAGTTTCGCCGTTGGCTCTCAGTCCAGGAGCATATGCACAGACATACATGGTCTATCCGGGCTTCATGCCGACCCCCTCTGTGATCTCAGCACAGACGCTGGTGCAGTCACAGATGCCCTTGCACTCCGAGGGGGAGGCCGCCAAAAAGTCCTCATCGCAAAAGACGGACAGCGTGTACATGGACAGTCCTTTCTACATCACTACTGGAATGTCCAGTCAGCCCGGCTCCGGAGCGCAGCAGCAAGCAACCCCCAACATCCCGTTACAGCCAATCATCAGCATCACCTCCCAGCAGGGCCCTCGGATCATCGCCCCCCCATCATTCGATGGGACGACCATGAGCTTTGTGGTGGAGCACAGATGA
- the slc1a1 gene encoding excitatory amino acid transporter 3, which yields MDVMGSAGGRGAHWRGLLKRNWLLIATVVSVLLGICLGTVVREYANLSSLDKQYFGFPGEILMRMLKLVILPLIVSSMITGVAALDSEVSGRIGLYAVIYYFSTTIIAVILGIILVMTIRPGVTQTSEHINRTGTPPNVTTVDTLLDLVRNMFPENLVQACFQQYKSKHSQPQALAAQGESSTRIPPLTTTITAVVENITKDHKITGTYVDGANILGLLVFCIVFGLVIGKMGEKGQILLEFFDALNEATMRLIQIIMCYMPVGILFLIAAKIVEVEDWEIFKKMGLYMVTVLSGLAIHATICLPLLFFLVVRKNPYTFTLGMAQALVTALMISSSSATLPVTFRCAEENNRIDKRITRFVLPVGATINMDGTALYEAVAAIFIAQMNDYSLDMGQIVTISITATVASIGAAGVPNAGLVTMVIVLTAVGLPANDVTLIMAVDWLLDRFRTMINVLGDAYGAGIIQKLSKRELKRMDLTSDADATDPFALEATSDDEECEKKSYVNGGFTVDKSDAISFTETSQF from the exons ATGGACGTGATGGGCAGCGCAGGAGGACGAGGCGCGCACTGGAGGGGCTTGTTGAAGAGGAACTGGCTTCTGATCGCCACGGTGGTGTCCGTGCTGCTCG GCATCTGTTTGGGGACGGTAGTGCGGGAATATGCCAACCTGTCCAGTCTCGACAAGCAATACTTCGGCTTCCCTGGAGAGATCCTCATGCGGATGCTGAAGCTCGTGATCCTCCCGCTCATCGTTTCCAGTATGATCACAG GTGTTGCAGCTCTGGACTCCGAGGTATCTGGGAGAATAGGCCTGTACGCTGTAATCTATTACTTCTCCACGACCATCATCGCGGTAATCCTCG GTATTATTTTAGTGATGACGATCAGACCCGGAGTGACTCAGACATCTGAACACATCAACAGAACTGGAACGCCGCCCAACGTCACCACAGTGGACACACTTTTGGACCTCGTCAG AAACATGTTTCCAGAAAATCTGGTGCAAGCTTGTTTTCAGCAG TACAAGAGCAAGCACAGCCAACCGCAGGCTCTGGCAGCTCAAGGGGAAAGCTCCACGAGGATTCCGCCCCTAACAACCACGATCACAGCAGTGGTAGAG aATATAACCAAGGACCATAAAATCACCGGGACGTATGTAGACGGAGCCAACATATTGGGGCTCCTCGTATTCTGCATTGTGTTTGGCCTCGTCATCGGCAAGATGGGGGAAAAAGGACAGATTCTCCTGGAATTCTTCGATGCCCTGAATGAAGCAACAATGAGATTGATCCAAATCATTATGTG CTACATGCCAGTAGGCATCCTGTTCCTAATTGCTGCAAAGATCGTAGAAGTGGAAGACTGGGAAATCTTCAAGAAGATGGGTCTTTATATGGTGACGGTGCTGAGTGG TCTAGCTATCCATGCCACCATCTGTCTgccgctcctcttcttcctcgttGTAAGGAAAAATCCCTACACCTTCACACTGGGAATGGCTCAGGCCCTGGTGACAGCCCTCATGATTTCCTCCAg CTCCGCCACGCTGCCCGTCACGTTCCGATGTGCTGAGGAGAACAATCGCATTGACAAGCGGATTACTCGATTTGTTCTCCCGGTGGGCGCCACTATCAACATGGATGGAACGGCGCTCTATGAGGCGGTCGCTGCCATCTTCATCGCCCAAATGAATGACTACTCTCTGGACATGGGCCAAATTGTTACTATCAG CATTACCGCAACAGTTGCAAGTATAGGAGCAGCGGGGGTACCTAATGCCGGGCTTGTCACCATGGTAATTGTCTTAACGGCTGTTGGATTGCCGGCGAACGACGTAACTCTGATAATGGCTGTGGATTGGCTGCT CGACCGATTCCGAACCATGATCAATGTCCTCGGCGATGCTTACGGAGCGGGAATCATTCAGAAACTGTCCAAGAGGGAACTGAAGAGGATGGATCTGACTTCGGACGCGGACGCCACCGACCCGTTTGCTCtggaagccacctcagatgacgAGGAGTGCGAAAAGAAATCCTACGTCAACGGAGGCTTCACCGTGGACAAGTCGGACGCCATCTCCTTCACGGAGACGTCCCAGTTCTAG
- the hacd4 gene encoding very-long-chain (3R)-3-hydroxyacyl-CoA dehydratase 4 isoform X2, whose translation MAWMTENLHRHYHNGNWKDTSPRKCCQTRTLALSCRRERRGLRFPGKEQKPAGGPGFGGRMVSFRTVYIVSYNLLQFCVHSWILTNIIIRILRFGRDALADMFYSIGFATSLCQLFSILELYHIADGIEKARLLPRFIQVVERSSVLVMVIVLEEFQIKPVVSLLFFLWNIVELLRCDGVSGAASCSSCGFGRRPAVLTPAPLSGSLPIWSLDNGLAAAQGETTATGQME comes from the exons atggcctggatgactgagaatctacacagacattatcACAATGGAAACTGGAAAG ACACCAGCCCGAGGAAGTGCTGTCAAACCCGAACATTAGCGCTCAGTTGCAGGCGTGAGAGGAGAGGGCTCCGTTTTCCTGGGAAAGAACAAAAACCAGCAGGCGGACCAGGTTTCGGCGGAAGAAT GGTTAGCTTCAGGACGGTTTATATCGTCTCCTATAACCTGCTCCAGTTCTGTGTGCACAGCTGGATTCTGACTAATATCATCATCAGGATCCTCAGATTTGGCCGAG ATGCCTTGGCGGACATGTTTTATTCCATCGGCTTTGCTACCAGCCTGTGCCAGCTGTTTTCCATCCTGGAGCTGTACCACATCGCAGACGGGATCGAGAAAGCCCGACTGCTTCCCCGCTTCATCCAG GTAGTGGAGAGGAGCTCTGTGCTGGTCATGGTCATCGTCCTGGAGGAGTTTCAGATTAAGCCAGTCGTGtctttgctcttcttcctctggaACATTGTGGAGCTCTTAAG GTGTGACGGTGTATCAGGCGCTGCCTCATGCTCGAGCTGTGGTTTCGGCAGACGTCCAGCTGTCctcactcctgctcctctttctggCTCTCTTCCCATTTG GAGCCTCGATAACGGTCTGGCAGCTGCTCAAGGAGAGACAACAGCAACTGGACAAATGGAATAA
- the hacd4 gene encoding very-long-chain (3R)-3-hydroxyacyl-CoA dehydratase 4 isoform X3: MVSFRTVYIVSYNLLQFCVHSWILTNIIIRILRFGRDALADMFYSIGFATSLCQLFSILELYHIADGIEKARLLPRFIQVVERSSVLVMVIVLEEFQIKPVVSLLFFLWNIVELLRYPHELLSVMGTPSMAMLWVRYTLRIPLYILSVIIEGVTVYQALPHARAVVSADVQLSSLLLLFLALFPFGASITVWQLLKERQQQLDKWNKKIKRK; encoded by the exons AT GGTTAGCTTCAGGACGGTTTATATCGTCTCCTATAACCTGCTCCAGTTCTGTGTGCACAGCTGGATTCTGACTAATATCATCATCAGGATCCTCAGATTTGGCCGAG ATGCCTTGGCGGACATGTTTTATTCCATCGGCTTTGCTACCAGCCTGTGCCAGCTGTTTTCCATCCTGGAGCTGTACCACATCGCAGACGGGATCGAGAAAGCCCGACTGCTTCCCCGCTTCATCCAG GTAGTGGAGAGGAGCTCTGTGCTGGTCATGGTCATCGTCCTGGAGGAGTTTCAGATTAAGCCAGTCGTGtctttgctcttcttcctctggaACATTGTGGAGCTCTTAAG GTACCCGCATGAACTCTTGAGCGTCATGGGGACGCCGTCCATGGCCATGTTGTGGGTCCGTTACACATTGCGGATCCCTTTATATATCCTGTCTGTTATCATTGAGG GTGTGACGGTGTATCAGGCGCTGCCTCATGCTCGAGCTGTGGTTTCGGCAGACGTCCAGCTGTCctcactcctgctcctctttctggCTCTCTTCCCATTTG GAGCCTCGATAACGGTCTGGCAGCTGCTCAAGGAGAGACAACAGCAACTGGACAAATGGAATAAGaagataaaaaggaaatga
- the trmt10a gene encoding RNA (guanine-9-)-methyltransferase domain-containing protein 2, which yields MADDSVHSLMDNNPEERVIPHEEAVTGNQNMSKRQMKKLLKQQKWEEERELRKQKRKDRKQQRRLQRQSQDKQEEEEKQDGVGQDFRKRPRREVVPSSLRLVVDCSFDNLMLMKDVRKLHKQIQRCYAINRRAQHPVQFYVTSLGGQLKQSMDEKDKGWVNWKDISFETEHYSEVLAKEELVYLTSDSPNVLEELDLKKVYVIGGLVDHNHHKGITFERAKERGIDHAQLPLNSFVKMNSRKVLAVNHVFEIILVYLEKGSWEEAFFTILPQRKGAVAVDKDDAATPEKGEDSDLEPATNTAEQTEEKLKYSCNRH from the exons ATGGCTGATGACAGCGTTCACTCCCTAATGGATAACAATCCGGAGGAGAGAGTGATCCCTCACGAAGAAGCTGTAACAGGAAACCAAAATATGTccaaaagacaaatgaaaaagcttctgaaacagcagaaatgggAAGAGGAAAGGGAACTGCGAAA GCAAAAAAGAAAGGACAGGAAACAACAGCGACGGCTTCAACGGCAAAGTCAGGAtaagcaggaagaggaggaaaagcaggacGGCGTGGGCCAGGACTTTAGGAAGCGTCCACGCAGAGAAGTGGTGCCCAGCTCACTGCGGCTGGTCGTAGACTGCAGCTTTGACAACCTCATGCTGATGAAG GATGTCCGGAAGCTTCACAAACAAATACAGCGGTGCTATGCTATAAACAGGAGAGCTCAGCATCCAGTGCAG TTTTATGTGACGAGCCTGGGAGGTCAGCTGAAGCAAAGCATGGATGAAAAGGACAAAGGATGGGTAAACTGGAAG GATATTAGCTTTGAAACGGAGCACTACTCTGAGGTTCTGGCTAAGGAGGAGCTAGTGTACCTGACGTCAGACTCTCCCAATGTGCTGGAAGAGCTGGACCTAAAGAAGGTGTATGTGATAGGGGGACTGGTGGACCACAACCATCACAAG GGGATCACCTTTGAGAGGGCAAAGGAGCGAGGGATCGACCATGCTCAGCTTCCCCTGAACAGCTTTGTTAAAATGAACAGTCGGAAAGTTCTGGCTGTAAATCACG TCTTTGAGATCATCCTGGTGTACCTGGAGAAAGGCAGCTGGGAGGAGGCTTTCTTCACCATCCTCCCTCAAAGGAAAGGAGCTGTGGCCGTTGACAAGGACGACGCAGCAACGCCGGAAAAAGGCGAAGACTCTGACTTGGAACCTGCCACCAACACTGCAGAGCAAACTgaggaaaaactgaaatataGCTGCAACAGACATtga